The Acidobacteriota bacterium genome contains a region encoding:
- a CDS encoding RraA family protein: protein MKTLLTRRTSLLALLIVALLACFVLAAVQKRKTVGPPDEPLIAAFKKSYPASVSDAVELVTGKNGTMWHDMKLVNGVPIVGRAVTSLVKPAPPEQATPALSTKHSVEMIDNAKPGEVGVIVMEGTLDIAAMGNLMATAAKVRGMAGMVLDGAIRDVWDIRRMGLTVYARSLSPRTAVGHYATVARNVPVECGGVTVRPGDIIVADEDGVVVVPQERAAEVLKKAQEIDQRESGMFPFIRQFKSLTKAIEKFNRI from the coding sequence TTACTGACGCGCCGCACCTCCTTACTGGCTTTACTGATTGTTGCGCTGCTGGCCTGTTTCGTGCTGGCCGCCGTACAGAAAAGGAAAACTGTTGGCCCGCCGGATGAGCCGCTGATCGCCGCGTTCAAGAAATCCTATCCTGCATCCGTCTCCGATGCGGTCGAACTCGTCACCGGCAAGAACGGCACGATGTGGCACGACATGAAACTGGTCAACGGCGTGCCGATTGTCGGACGCGCGGTGACTTCGCTGGTCAAGCCCGCGCCGCCCGAACAGGCGACTCCCGCGCTTTCGACCAAGCATTCGGTTGAGATGATTGACAACGCCAAGCCCGGCGAAGTCGGCGTCATCGTGATGGAAGGCACACTTGACATCGCGGCGATGGGCAATCTGATGGCGACGGCGGCCAAAGTGCGTGGGATGGCCGGGATGGTACTGGACGGCGCGATCCGTGACGTGTGGGACATCCGGCGGATGGGCTTGACGGTGTATGCGCGTTCGCTTTCGCCGCGCACGGCGGTTGGGCATTACGCGACGGTCGCGCGCAACGTGCCCGTTGAATGCGGCGGTGTGACCGTGCGCCCCGGCGACATCATCGTCGCCGATGAAGACGGCGTCGTCGTCGTGCCGCAGGAACGCGCCGCAGAGGTGCTGAAGAAAGCGCAGGAAATTGATCAACGCGAAAGCGGCATGTTCCCCTTCATCCGCCAGTTCAAATCGCTGACCAAAGCCATCGAGAAATTCAATCGCATCTGA